A stretch of DNA from Thalassococcus arenae:
TTCTGGAAAACACCCGGCAGATCGAACGCCGCCAGCGACTGTTCGATTCGGTGCTGAGTTCGGTGACCTCGGGGGTTGTCGGACTGGACGCGCAGGGCTGCGTGACCTTCGTGAACCGGTCGGCCGAGCGGTTGCTGGATTGGCACAAGAGCCGATCGGACGTGCCCCTGCCGGTTGCGGTGCCGGAATTCGGCGCGTTGTTCGACCGGCTGCGCACCGAGGGCGGCGAAACCGCCCAGGAAGAAATCAAGGTCAGCCGTGCCGGGCGGTTGGAACACCTGTTGGTGCGGCTGGCGACGCGGCGCCGTCAGGATGGCGGGCTCGAGGGTTATGTCGTGGCTTTCGACGACGTTACCGACCTTGTCAGTGCGCAACGGATGGCCGCCTGGGGTGACGTCGCCCGGCGCATCGCGCATGAAATCAAGAACCCCCTGACACCGATACAGTTGTCCGCCGAACGCATGCGGCGCAAGTTCGGCCGGGTTCTGGAAGGCGAGAATGCCGAAAGCCTGGAACAGATGACCGAGGTGATCGTGCGCCAGACCAACGATCTGCGCCGGATCGTCGACGAGTTTTCCAAGTTCGCGCGGATGCCCGAACCGGATCGCAAACCCGAAGACCTGCGTGAATTGTTGCGCGGGGCGGTTCTGTTGCAGGAAACCGGCCAGCCGGATGTGCATTTCGTCACCGATCTGCCGGAAACGTCGCTTCCGGCGGAACTGGACGCGACAATGATCGGGCAGGCGCTGACGAACTTGATAAAGAACGCCGGAGAAGCCATTGAAAGCCTTGTTGAAAAAGGCGAAAAACCTGGGCTTTCCGCGGAAATCCGCGTGATCTGCGCGGTCGACGATGGCAAGGCCGAGATCAGGATCATGGACAATGGCATCGGGCTGCCGGAAGACCGGGCGCGGTTGTTCGAACCCTACGTGACGACGCGTGACAAGGGCACCGGGCTGGGCCTTCCGATCGTCAAGAAGATCATCGAGGAGCACGGCGGTACGCTGACGCTCGAGGATGCGCCGGTTTTCGATGGCAACGACCATGCCGGTGCGATGGCCGTCATTCGGCTGCCCCTCAGCCAAGAGGCCGCGGCGGCGTTGCAGGACAAGACCGCCTTGGCGGTATGACAGGATTGGTGGAGAGAGGCGCATGAGCGACATTCTGATAGTCGACGACGAACGGGACATCCGCGAACTGATCGGGGACATCCTGCAGGACGAGGGCTTCACGACGCGGCTGGCCGGCAATTCGTCCGAAGCGATGGCGCAGATCAACGCCGAGGCACCGGCGCTGCTGATCCTGGATATCTGGCTGAAGGACAGCAAGATGGACGGGATCGACATCCTCAAGACCGTCAAGCGCGACAATCCGGATGTGCCGGTGGTCATCATCTCGGGCCATGGCAACATCGAAATCGCCGTGGCGGCGATCAAGCAGGGCGCCTACGACTTCATCGAAAAGCCGTTCAACATCGACCAGCTGATGGTGGTGATCCGGCGCGCGATGGAGACGTCGCGCCTGCGTCGCGAGAACCAGAAGCTCAAGCGCGGCGAGGTCAAGCAGGCGCAGATGGTCGGCGAAAGCCCGGCCTTCCGGGCATTGTTGGGCCAGCTTGACAAGGTGACCAAGTCAAACGGCCGGGTGATGCTGACCGGCCCGGCAGGATCGGGCAAGGAGGTTGCCGCACGTTATATCCACGCCAAGTCGAACCGGGCTGCGGGACCTTTCGTCACCGTCAACTGCGCCGGCGTGGCGCCCGAGACGATGGAAGCGGTGCTGTTCGGCCGCGAGACGCCGGAGCGCGGCGTCGAACCGGGGCTGCTGGAACAGGCGCATGGCGGCGTGGTGTATTTCGACGAAGTGGCCGACATGCCCACCGGCACCCAGTCCAAGATCCTGCGGGTGCTGGTCGACCAGCAGTTCACACGGGTCGGCGGGGCCGACAAGGTGCGGGTCGATCTGCGGGTGATATCGTCGACCAACCGCGACCTCGAAGCGGAAATCGCAGCGGGCCGGTTCCGCGAGGAGCTGTATCACCGGCTGAACGTGGTCCCGATCGCCGTTCCGTCGCTGGCAGACCGGCGCGAGGACATCCCGCTGCTCGCGCGGCTGTTCATCGCCGAATGTAACCGCGCCCAGGGGCTGCCGTTGCGCGAACTCAGCGAAGAGGCCGAGGCGTTGATGCAGACCATGCTGTGGCCGGGCAATGTCCGCCAACTCAAGAACCTTGTGGAACGGGTGCTGATCCTGGGCGACGGCACCGGTCCGATCGAGGCGCGCGAACTGCCGCAGGATACCGCACCCGAGCAGGAAGGCGAGGATCGCGTCGTCCTGTCGGGCCAGTTGGCGACGCTGCCGCTGCGCGAGGCGCGCGAAGCGTTCGAGCGGGAATATCTGCTGACCCAGATCAACCGTTTTGGCGGAAACATCTCGCGCACCGCGTCCTTTGTCGGGATGGAACGCTCGGCCTTGCACCGAAAGCTGAAATCGCTGGGTGTGGTCACCAGTCAAAAGGCCGGCGCCCGGGTCGCGCGCGTCGAGGGCGACATGGAAGAGGCGACCTGAACGGGTCTTGAACAGGCCGGATTGCCGCCGCGGCGGCAATTGACCATGGCGCGGTGCCGTGCCATGCCATCGGGGGTGGGACCGCAAGGGACAGGGCATGAAGGTCATCATTTGCGGCG
This window harbors:
- a CDS encoding sigma-54-dependent transcriptional regulator; protein product: MSDILIVDDERDIRELIGDILQDEGFTTRLAGNSSEAMAQINAEAPALLILDIWLKDSKMDGIDILKTVKRDNPDVPVVIISGHGNIEIAVAAIKQGAYDFIEKPFNIDQLMVVIRRAMETSRLRRENQKLKRGEVKQAQMVGESPAFRALLGQLDKVTKSNGRVMLTGPAGSGKEVAARYIHAKSNRAAGPFVTVNCAGVAPETMEAVLFGRETPERGVEPGLLEQAHGGVVYFDEVADMPTGTQSKILRVLVDQQFTRVGGADKVRVDLRVISSTNRDLEAEIAAGRFREELYHRLNVVPIAVPSLADRREDIPLLARLFIAECNRAQGLPLRELSEEAEALMQTMLWPGNVRQLKNLVERVLILGDGTGPIEARELPQDTAPEQEGEDRVVLSGQLATLPLREAREAFEREYLLTQINRFGGNISRTASFVGMERSALHRKLKSLGVVTSQKAGARVARVEGDMEEAT